In Pseudomonas sp. MTM4, one genomic interval encodes:
- a CDS encoding class II 3-deoxy-7-phosphoheptulonate synthase, which produces MSHTWNPTSWRNKPIQQQPDYPDAEHLQRVEATLASLPPLVFAGEARELRRQFAEVTQGRAFLLQGGDCAESFAEFSAPKIRDTFKVLLQMAVVMTFAAGCPVIKVGRMAGQFAKPRSSGNETIDGVTLPAYRGDIVNGIDFDEKSRVPDPDRLLQAYHQSTSSLNLLRAFAQGGFADLHQVHQWNLDFIANSQMAEKYHRLGARIDQALRFMRACGMDNAPQLRETSFFTAHEALLLNYEQAFVRQDSLTGGWYDCSAHMLWIGDRTRQLDGAHVEFLRGVGNPIGVKVGPSMDSEELIRLIDILNPENDPGRLNLIVRMGADKVEAGLPRLIQTVQAEGRQVLWSSDPMHGNTMKASSGYKTRDFARVLAEVRQFFDVHRAEGSYPGGIHIEMTGQNVTECIGGSRPITEDGLSDRYHTHCDPRLNADQSLEMAFMIAETLKQVRPS; this is translated from the coding sequence ATGAGCCATACCTGGAACCCGACCAGCTGGAGAAACAAACCCATCCAGCAGCAGCCCGACTATCCTGACGCCGAGCATCTCCAGCGTGTCGAGGCGACCCTGGCGAGCCTGCCGCCGCTGGTATTCGCTGGCGAGGCGCGGGAGCTGCGCCGACAGTTCGCCGAGGTGACCCAGGGCCGCGCCTTCCTTCTGCAGGGTGGAGATTGCGCGGAAAGCTTCGCCGAGTTTTCCGCACCGAAAATACGCGACACCTTCAAGGTGCTGCTCCAGATGGCAGTGGTCATGACCTTCGCCGCGGGCTGCCCGGTGATTAAGGTCGGCCGCATGGCCGGGCAATTCGCCAAGCCGCGTTCCTCTGGCAACGAGACCATCGATGGCGTCACCCTGCCCGCCTACCGCGGCGATATCGTCAACGGTATCGATTTTGACGAGAAAAGCCGCGTGCCGGATCCGGATCGTCTGCTGCAGGCCTATCATCAATCCACGTCCAGCCTGAACCTGCTGCGCGCCTTCGCCCAGGGCGGTTTTGCCGATCTGCACCAGGTGCATCAATGGAATCTCGATTTCATCGCCAACTCGCAGATGGCGGAGAAGTACCACCGGCTGGGCGCGCGGATCGATCAGGCGCTCAGATTCATGCGCGCCTGCGGGATGGACAACGCACCGCAGCTACGCGAAACCAGCTTTTTCACCGCTCACGAGGCGCTGCTGCTGAACTATGAGCAGGCATTCGTACGTCAGGACAGCCTGACCGGCGGCTGGTACGACTGCTCGGCGCATATGCTCTGGATCGGCGACCGCACGCGGCAACTGGACGGTGCCCATGTCGAGTTTCTGCGCGGCGTGGGCAACCCGATCGGGGTGAAGGTCGGGCCAAGTATGGACAGCGAGGAATTGATCCGCCTGATCGATATACTCAATCCAGAGAACGATCCGGGTCGCTTGAACCTCATCGTGCGAATGGGTGCCGACAAGGTCGAAGCAGGTCTGCCACGCCTGATCCAGACGGTGCAGGCCGAAGGCCGCCAGGTGCTGTGGAGTTCGGACCCGATGCACGGCAACACCATGAAGGCATCCAGCGGTTACAAGACTCGGGACTTCGCTCGGGTTCTCGCCGAAGTGCGGCAGTTCTTCGACGTGCACCGCGCCGAGGGCAGCTACCCGGGCGGCATTCATATCGAGATGACCGGGCAGAACGTCACCGAGTGCATCGGCGGTTCGCGCCCGATTACCGAGGACGGCCTTTCCGATCGCTATCACACCCACTGCGATCCGCGGCTCAACGCCGATCAATCGCTGGAAATGGCGTTCATGATTGCCGAGACGCTGAAGCAGGTGCGGCCGAGCTGA
- a CDS encoding DASS family sodium-coupled anion symporter: MTDSPENKEAALAASIGLFLGPLLLLLCILADPPGGLSDVAWLTVGMAALMAVWWATEAIPIPATSLLPILLIPLLGIDTLAKATAPYANPTIFLFFGGFLLGLAMQRWNLHKRIALATLLAVGNAPSRQIAGFMIATAFISMWVSNTATSIMMLPIGISVIALLVEGSEEKEGTRFATALLLGIAYAASVGGIATLIGTPPNALLAAFLRDTYDVHIGFGQWMLLGVPVSVGMLLFIWWWLTRGGFKLAGGDSRAMLEQEMATLGPMSKAEKMVAVVFSLAAAAWIFQPFLVEYIDGVNDTSIAIAAALILFLIPVDMKNRVFLMDWDTANKVPWGVLLLFGGGLSLAGVIGASGLAEWIAESLQGFGMLPLILMIGLVALVITFLTEITSNTATAAAFLPLLGALAVAQGLPPEMLAIPAAIAASCAFMMPVATPPNAIVFGTGQVSIQSMIKAGFALNIFGVFLVTGLCYLMVGWLWAN, translated from the coding sequence ATGACCGATTCACCAGAGAACAAAGAAGCGGCCCTGGCAGCCTCCATCGGCCTTTTTCTCGGACCGCTGCTCTTGTTGCTTTGCATCCTGGCCGATCCGCCTGGCGGGCTCTCGGACGTCGCCTGGTTAACCGTCGGTATGGCGGCGTTGATGGCCGTCTGGTGGGCCACCGAGGCCATCCCGATCCCGGCCACCTCATTGCTGCCCATCCTGCTGATTCCCTTGCTGGGTATCGATACGCTGGCTAAGGCCACCGCGCCCTATGCCAACCCGACAATTTTTCTGTTCTTTGGCGGCTTTCTGCTTGGCCTGGCCATGCAGCGCTGGAACCTGCATAAGCGCATCGCATTGGCGACGCTGCTGGCCGTCGGCAACGCGCCCAGCCGGCAGATTGCGGGGTTCATGATCGCCACGGCCTTCATCAGTATGTGGGTGAGCAACACCGCCACCAGCATCATGATGCTGCCCATCGGCATTTCCGTGATTGCCCTGCTCGTTGAAGGCAGCGAGGAAAAAGAAGGCACACGCTTCGCCACCGCCCTGCTGCTGGGTATCGCTTATGCGGCAAGCGTCGGCGGCATTGCGACTCTGATCGGAACACCGCCCAACGCCCTGCTCGCCGCTTTTCTGCGCGACACCTATGACGTTCATATCGGCTTCGGCCAGTGGATGCTGCTAGGCGTGCCGGTCAGCGTCGGCATGCTGCTGTTCATCTGGTGGTGGCTGACCCGTGGCGGTTTCAAACTGGCCGGCGGAGATAGCCGCGCCATGCTGGAACAGGAAATGGCTACGCTCGGCCCCATGTCCAAGGCAGAGAAAATGGTCGCAGTGGTGTTCAGCCTGGCTGCGGCGGCGTGGATTTTCCAGCCGTTTCTGGTCGAGTACATCGATGGCGTGAACGACACCAGCATCGCCATCGCCGCGGCGCTAATCCTGTTCCTCATCCCGGTCGACATGAAGAACCGGGTGTTCCTGATGGACTGGGATACCGCCAACAAAGTCCCGTGGGGGGTTCTGTTACTCTTCGGCGGCGGCTTGTCGCTAGCCGGTGTGATCGGCGCTTCAGGGCTCGCCGAGTGGATTGCCGAAAGCCTGCAGGGCTTCGGTATGCTCCCACTGATTCTGATGATCGGCCTGGTGGCGCTGGTGATCACCTTCCTCACCGAAATCACCTCCAACACCGCGACTGCAGCCGCCTTTTTGCCACTGCTGGGCGCGCTTGCCGTGGCACAGGGCCTGCCACCGGAAATGCTGGCGATTCCCGCCGCCATCGCCGCCAGCTGCGCCTTCATGATGCCGGTGGCGACCCCGCCGAATGCCATCGTGTTCGGCACCGGTCAAGTCAGCATTCAGTCGATGATCAAGGCCGGTTTCGCTTTGAACATCTTTGGCGTGTTCCTGGTGACTGGCCTTTGCTATCTGATGGTCGGCTGGCTCTGGGCCAACTGA
- a CDS encoding spermidine synthase, with amino-acid sequence MDKQEVMLAEVHDAFGLIRVLEVGDYRFLEFGAAVEQSCVFTRDPSWLEYDYTRAMLMGGLMHAQPETALFLGLGAGTLTQACLEFLPLEDVEAIELRPDVPELAMRYLGLQSDSRLYIRIGDALELLDSAETADLIFVDLYTDVGPAAAHLAWRFLERCQQKLNPDGWLIINQWGTDEDKPLGAALLRGLFHRHYWECPVKEGNVVLFVPADLEQMLDIPALRERAATLAPRLGYSLDSLIDALRPAS; translated from the coding sequence ATGGACAAGCAGGAAGTAATGCTGGCCGAAGTACATGACGCTTTTGGCTTGATCCGCGTGCTGGAAGTAGGGGATTACCGATTTCTCGAGTTCGGCGCGGCGGTCGAGCAAAGCTGTGTGTTCACGCGAGACCCAAGCTGGTTGGAGTACGACTACACACGCGCCATGCTGATGGGCGGCCTAATGCATGCACAGCCCGAGACCGCCCTGTTTCTCGGCCTCGGCGCGGGGACGCTGACTCAAGCGTGCCTCGAATTCCTGCCTCTGGAAGACGTCGAGGCCATCGAACTGCGCCCGGACGTGCCGGAGCTGGCAATGCGTTATTTGGGCCTGCAGAGCGACTCGCGGCTCTACATACGCATCGGTGACGCGTTAGAGCTGCTCGACTCGGCCGAAACCGCCGATCTGATATTCGTCGACCTCTACACCGATGTGGGCCCGGCCGCGGCGCATCTGGCATGGCGCTTTCTCGAACGCTGTCAGCAGAAGCTGAACCCAGACGGTTGGCTGATCATCAATCAGTGGGGCACTGACGAAGACAAACCGCTTGGTGCTGCCCTGCTGCGCGGTCTGTTCCACCGCCATTATTGGGAGTGCCCGGTGAAGGAGGGCAATGTCGTACTGTTCGTTCCGGCCGATCTGGAGCAGATGCTCGATATACCCGCCTTGCGCGAGCGCGCCGCGACCCTGGCACCGCGTCTTGGTTATTCACTGGATTCACTAATCGATGCGCTACGACCAGCCAGTTAA